The following are encoded in a window of Rhodothermus bifroesti genomic DNA:
- a CDS encoding Lrp/AsnC family transcriptional regulator, with protein MSTVERIDEIDVRILELLQEHGRMKRNRIAEEVGLSVPSVSERMRKLEERGVITGYHAVLDPKRLHFDITAFIRVIVDGSEYYPEFIRRATALDEVLEVHSITGEGSHILKVRTRNTTTLERLLSRIQSWPGVHGTITSIVLSTFKETRRLPVAPTELLPVEVFESS; from the coding sequence ATGAGCACGGTAGAACGGATCGATGAGATCGATGTCCGGATTTTGGAGCTCTTGCAGGAGCATGGGCGCATGAAGCGCAACCGCATTGCCGAGGAAGTGGGCCTGTCGGTGCCTTCGGTGAGTGAGCGGATGCGCAAGCTGGAAGAACGGGGGGTAATCACGGGTTATCATGCGGTGCTGGACCCCAAGCGTTTGCATTTCGACATTACGGCCTTTATCCGGGTGATTGTGGACGGGTCTGAATACTATCCGGAATTTATCCGGCGTGCCACGGCACTAGACGAAGTGCTGGAGGTACATTCCATCACGGGCGAAGGCTCGCATATCCTTAAAGTACGCACACGCAATACTACTACGCTTGAGCGGCTCCTTTCGCGCATTCAGTCGTGGCCTGGCGTGCATGGCACGATTACGAGCATTGTGCTCAGCACCTTTAAAGAAACTCGGCGGCTTCCGGTGGCGCCTACAGAGCTTCTGCCGGTCGAAGTGTTCGAATCCTCTTAA
- a CDS encoding peroxiredoxin, with protein sequence MFPLMLSLLMLWGLGQDDIPKVGERAPDFEAQATGNKTIRLSDLRGHWVVLYFYPKSFTPGCTTEACTLRDAYEKIQSQGAVILGVSLDDIETQERFKKEYNLPFDLISDHDKKIAKAYGVLGVGGLYAKRVTFLIDPEGRVAHVFEKVDPARHDREVYETLKKLKEMPKS encoded by the coding sequence ATGTTTCCGCTAATGCTTAGTCTGCTGATGCTTTGGGGCTTGGGCCAAGACGACATACCTAAAGTGGGCGAACGCGCACCCGATTTTGAAGCCCAAGCGACCGGTAACAAAACGATTCGCCTAAGTGATCTACGCGGCCATTGGGTTGTGCTGTATTTCTATCCCAAATCGTTTACCCCGGGCTGCACAACCGAGGCATGCACGTTACGCGATGCCTATGAAAAAATCCAATCCCAAGGCGCCGTTATTTTAGGTGTTAGTCTGGACGACATCGAAACGCAAGAGCGCTTCAAAAAGGAATACAACCTCCCCTTCGACCTCATCAGTGACCACGACAAAAAGATTGCTAAAGCCTACGGCGTGCTGGGTGTAGGGGGGTTATATGCCAAACGAGTAACGTTTCTCATCGATCCTGAAGGACGCGTGGCACACGTTTTTGAAAAGGTCGATCCCGCTCGCCATGACCGCGAAGTGTATGAGACACTTAAAAAGCTTAAGGAAATGCCCAAATCTTAA
- the recG gene encoding ATP-dependent DNA helicase RecG translates to MSELNVLSTDVRYLEGVGPRRAEALARVGVTTVRDLLHYFPRRYLDRSTIVPLRRLDERMGPITVVGTVRLAGVVEGKGRKRFELILEDESGGRLKCVWFNRLSWVAKAFKAGDRVAFHGKVQRYGYTFSMTHPDFDRLDGESVALATGRIIALYPGSAVLERVGLTSRTFRRILYAFFKAHGLKLPEILPAWMRTRYELMDGRVALRAVHFPRSQSELAQARERLKFEELFFIQLMLARTKQIRQTVAGPIFGPPGERYYRFLNEVLPFRLTQAQQRALEEIVQDTRSGRQMNRLLQGDVGSGKTVVAMAAMLHVVDNGYQCAFMVPTEILAEQHYANLKRYLEPLGVEVRLLLGGQRKALREEILADLAEGRAHVAVGTHAVIQEAVQFHRLGLAIVDEQHRFGVVQRAELFAKGENPHMLLMTATPIPRSLAMTLYGDLDVSIIDERPAGRKPVITWIRSEKRRGEVYAFLREQLRQGRQAYVVYPLVEESEKMDLQDAENGYRRLQELFRPYRVDLLHGRMLPYEKEEAMARFKRGETDILVATTVVEVGVDVPNATVMIIEHAERFGLSQLHQLRGRVGRGAAQSYCILMVDHRRTAEAEARLQVMAETDDGFKISEVDLKLRGAGDFFGTRQSGLPDLKIADITQDQPILIKAREAAFELVRRDPELEAPEHAMLRAYYDRFYAKQSLGFARVG, encoded by the coding sequence GTGTCTGAGCTCAACGTCTTATCCACCGACGTGCGCTATTTGGAAGGCGTAGGACCGCGTCGCGCCGAAGCGTTGGCCCGTGTAGGGGTGACTACAGTGCGCGATCTGCTGCACTATTTCCCGCGTCGCTATCTAGATCGCTCGACCATTGTGCCGCTACGGCGACTGGACGAGCGCATGGGGCCGATAACGGTTGTTGGGACTGTACGCCTAGCCGGAGTCGTTGAGGGCAAGGGCCGCAAACGCTTTGAATTGATCCTGGAAGATGAAAGCGGGGGGCGCCTCAAGTGCGTCTGGTTTAACCGGCTGAGCTGGGTTGCAAAAGCCTTTAAAGCCGGGGATCGCGTGGCCTTTCATGGTAAAGTGCAGCGCTACGGTTATACCTTTTCCATGACGCACCCCGACTTTGACCGGCTCGATGGCGAAAGCGTTGCTCTGGCCACAGGGCGCATCATTGCACTCTACCCTGGTAGTGCAGTGCTGGAGAGGGTAGGACTTACCAGCAGAACGTTTCGTCGCATTTTGTATGCTTTTTTTAAAGCCCACGGCTTGAAGCTTCCGGAAATCCTACCCGCGTGGATGCGCACGCGCTATGAGCTTATGGATGGACGCGTGGCGCTTCGGGCCGTTCATTTCCCACGTAGCCAAAGTGAACTGGCGCAAGCGCGTGAGCGGCTTAAGTTCGAGGAGCTATTCTTTATCCAGTTGATGCTGGCGCGCACAAAGCAAATCCGTCAAACCGTGGCCGGTCCCATCTTTGGCCCGCCTGGCGAACGCTACTACCGATTCCTTAACGAGGTGCTCCCGTTTAGGCTGACGCAGGCGCAGCAGCGAGCGCTTGAAGAAATCGTGCAGGATACCCGGTCGGGTCGGCAAATGAACCGGCTTTTGCAGGGCGACGTGGGCAGCGGGAAAACCGTCGTGGCTATGGCTGCCATGCTTCATGTTGTGGACAACGGCTACCAGTGTGCCTTTATGGTTCCGACCGAAATCCTGGCTGAGCAGCATTATGCCAACCTGAAACGCTATCTGGAGCCGTTGGGTGTTGAAGTACGGCTGCTGCTAGGCGGCCAACGCAAGGCGCTCCGGGAGGAAATCCTGGCCGATCTGGCTGAAGGCCGAGCGCATGTGGCTGTGGGCACGCATGCTGTGATTCAAGAAGCAGTGCAGTTTCATCGCCTGGGCTTGGCTATTGTGGACGAGCAGCATCGCTTTGGGGTAGTGCAACGGGCCGAGCTGTTTGCTAAGGGGGAAAATCCGCATATGCTGCTCATGACCGCGACCCCTATTCCGCGTTCGCTGGCTATGACGCTCTACGGCGATCTAGACGTGTCGATCATCGACGAGCGCCCCGCCGGCCGAAAGCCGGTGATCACCTGGATTCGCTCCGAAAAGCGTCGGGGTGAAGTGTATGCCTTCTTACGAGAGCAGCTGCGGCAGGGACGTCAGGCCTACGTGGTCTATCCCCTGGTCGAAGAAAGCGAAAAGATGGACCTACAAGACGCAGAAAACGGCTATCGAAGGTTGCAGGAGCTGTTTCGCCCTTACCGGGTCGATTTACTCCATGGCCGCATGTTGCCCTATGAAAAGGAAGAGGCTATGGCCCGCTTCAAGCGAGGGGAAACAGACATTCTGGTGGCCACAACGGTGGTCGAGGTAGGTGTCGACGTGCCCAACGCAACCGTCATGATTATTGAACACGCCGAGCGCTTTGGACTAAGCCAGTTGCATCAGCTTCGAGGACGCGTTGGGCGTGGTGCTGCGCAAAGCTATTGTATTCTGATGGTAGATCATCGGCGCACGGCTGAGGCCGAAGCCCGCTTGCAAGTGATGGCCGAGACCGATGATGGCTTCAAAATCAGTGAAGTGGACCTAAAACTACGCGGGGCAGGCGACTTTTTTGGTACGCGCCAGAGTGGACTGCCCGACCTGAAGATTGCCGACATCACGCAGGACCAGCCGATTTTGATTAAGGCACGTGAGGCGGCCTTTGAGCTGGTCCGGCGGGATCCTGAGCTCGAAGCCCCCGAGCATGCTATGCTTCGCGCCTACTACGATCGCTTCTATGCTAAGCAGTCGTTGGGCTTTGCGCGGGTAGGTTAG
- the tesB gene encoding acyl-CoA thioesterase II: MCIEPPSSPICQLLHLLELERLEENIFRGPSRDIGSPSVFGGQVLGQALRAAAYTVPAERQVHSLHAYFILPGDPNAPIVYLVERLRDGRSFTTRRVTAIQHGRPIFNLAASFQIDEPGVTHQDPMPEVPPPETLMPEAELRRQLAEQAPEVLRPFLLHERPIEIRPVEPTNLLFPEKRPPRRHLWLRTAGKLPDDPALHCSVLAYASDFGFMGTAMLPHGLSFLQPHVQAASLDHAMWFYQPFRVDEWLLFAMESPVAAHARGLNRGLFFRRDGTLVAAVVQEGLMRIRSD; the protein is encoded by the coding sequence ATGTGCATTGAACCGCCAAGCAGCCCTATCTGCCAGCTTTTACACCTGCTGGAGCTTGAACGGCTTGAAGAAAACATCTTTCGCGGACCCAGTCGTGATATTGGCAGCCCTAGCGTTTTTGGTGGGCAAGTGCTTGGCCAGGCCTTGCGGGCAGCGGCCTATACCGTGCCAGCAGAACGGCAAGTGCACTCGCTGCACGCCTACTTTATTCTACCAGGGGACCCCAACGCTCCCATCGTCTACTTGGTCGAGCGCTTGCGTGACGGCCGTAGCTTTACCACACGTCGCGTAACAGCCATCCAACATGGACGACCCATTTTTAACTTGGCGGCATCTTTCCAGATCGATGAGCCTGGGGTAACGCACCAGGATCCCATGCCCGAGGTGCCGCCCCCCGAAACACTCATGCCAGAAGCTGAATTGCGGCGGCAGCTGGCCGAACAGGCCCCCGAAGTCCTTCGCCCCTTTTTGCTGCATGAGCGACCTATAGAAATTCGGCCTGTTGAACCCACCAATTTACTTTTCCCAGAAAAGCGACCTCCCCGCCGGCACCTATGGCTACGCACCGCAGGCAAACTGCCCGATGACCCGGCACTCCATTGCAGCGTGCTTGCCTATGCTTCTGACTTTGGGTTTATGGGTACGGCCATGCTGCCGCATGGGCTATCGTTTCTTCAGCCCCATGTGCAAGCCGCTAGCCTAGACCATGCGATGTGGTTCTACCAGCCGTTTCGGGTCGATGAATGGCTGCTTTTTGCCATGGAAAGTCCTGTTGCTGCCCATGCCCGTGGACTTAATCGAGGGCTGTTTTTCCGGCGCGACGGTACACTTGTAGCCGCCGTGGTCCAAGAAGGACTGATGCGCATTCGATCAGACTAA
- a CDS encoding SDR family NAD(P)-dependent oxidoreductase, with product MALTLDLSGRVVLVTGASRGIGKALAEGLAQAGATVAVHYHQNREVAERLAAQLGRDAQAFGADLADVAACQRLFEEVLAVYGRLDVLINNAGVAIGIELQASPEVWLRAWEQTLAVNLRAAALLCHLAIAQFLRQGGGRIINIASRAAFRGDTPEYMAYAASKGGLVALTRSIARSPKLGRAGIRAFVVAPGFTRTDMAQDFIDRYGPAIALGDLALERLTEPQDLVPLVVLLASGMADHATGCTIDVNAGSYVH from the coding sequence ATGGCCTTGACGCTGGATCTTAGCGGTCGCGTGGTGCTCGTAACGGGTGCCAGCCGTGGCATTGGGAAGGCACTGGCCGAAGGGCTGGCACAGGCCGGGGCTACGGTGGCCGTGCATTACCACCAAAACCGTGAGGTGGCCGAAAGACTCGCGGCACAACTGGGTCGTGACGCTCAGGCCTTTGGGGCCGACTTGGCCGACGTTGCCGCCTGCCAGCGTTTGTTCGAAGAGGTGCTAGCAGTCTACGGCCGCCTGGATGTGCTCATCAACAATGCCGGTGTGGCGATTGGCATCGAGCTTCAGGCTTCCCCAGAAGTGTGGCTGCGCGCTTGGGAGCAGACGCTGGCCGTTAACCTACGGGCAGCTGCCTTGCTCTGCCACCTGGCTATTGCTCAGTTTTTACGGCAAGGTGGCGGTCGCATCATCAACATTGCTTCACGAGCAGCTTTTCGGGGAGACACGCCCGAATACATGGCTTACGCAGCCTCTAAAGGCGGACTTGTGGCGCTCACGCGTTCCATTGCCCGTAGCCCTAAACTAGGCCGCGCCGGCATTCGTGCCTTCGTAGTGGCCCCAGGCTTTACGCGTACCGATATGGCCCAGGACTTTATCGACCGCTATGGTCCAGCAATCGCGCTAGGAGACCTTGCGCTGGAGCGACTTACCGAACCCCAAGACCTGGTACCCCTGGTGGTGTTGCTGGCCAGCGGCATGGCTGACCACGCCACCGGCTGCACCATCGACGTAAATGCCGGCAGCTATGTGCATTGA